The Ovis aries strain OAR_USU_Benz2616 breed Rambouillet chromosome X, ARS-UI_Ramb_v3.0, whole genome shotgun sequence genomic sequence TACACTTACTAGAAAATCTCTAAAAAATGTATATAgcttaatttacatatataagaGAGTTACTTAGTAAGAAAGACAACTGATCAGAGCtccataagaaataaaataaggaaagagtttaaaatatttaaagaattaacaaTATGTGGAACAGGGACCCCAAGTGAACACTCGGTTTTGGAAAAATGGTGCCGTGGATATGTTCAATGCAGGGTTATGCAAACATTAAGTTTGTAACGAAGCACAATACCGTGAAGCATGATTAAATGAAGtacaatgttttaaaagtatgCCTGTAAATCAATTAAAACAAGTCTCAAAAGAGACTGACTCTGGCTTTTGAAAAGGATGAATTAGCGTTTTTCTCTGGGAGCACACCCCATTCTGCCCCCTGACTTCTGTGTTATTTTCCCAATGTCAGGTCAAGTCAGGGACATGAAACTGTAAAGTCTGCATTAGGGACACTGCTCAAAAGTTTGCTGGGATGTGGTGTTctccaagaatttttttaatccaagagGTAGACAAAATGAGGGCCCCCATGAGTGAGGACTGGAGAGACAACAACTCTAAAATACAGGTCATTCAGAGACCTGCCCAAACTTGCTCTAAGGCCTACAATGCCCAGACAGGACATTCCCTCTTATAAGCCTTGTAGTTCTCTGTGAGGTCAAAGTCTCGGTCTAAGAAGAATGGCCTCGGTTCAGTAGAGGGAGAATCTCGGGTTGAGGGTCAGGTCCCAAAACTGGCCAGGACCATGGTGAGGTCCCTGAGTGAAGAAAGAAGTATCACTAGACCCACAAATGAGGAGGCTTTACAGACCCCTGCCCCTATTCCTGGCTCCAGAGGCTCCAGGCAGAGTTATAGGGATGGGAAGCCTCCTCATTTCTGTCTGGTCTCAGGGAGGGAAGGGCTTCTCTGTCAGGGTCAAACTCCAGTTCTGCAGAGGTGGGTGCCTTGGCCATCACCACAGTGAAGGTGAGGACCATCGGTGCTAATGAGAGGGTCTCTCCCACCAAGGAGGAAGGCTCACCGAGTGGTGCCCCTCCTGTCAAGGAGAGATGCTCAGAGACGTGACCTGACTCCCCTCTAGGGATTTGGGGAGGCTAGGGCTTTGAGGGCAAGAGGACTCAAGTCCATAGAGCAAGGGTTCCTGGGCCCTGATAGATGGTACATGGAGGACCCTAAGCGATGACCCACGGACAGCTGAACACTGAACAATGGGGTCCCCACAGAGCCCTGCCCCTGCCATCATCCCTCAGAGATCCTGCACAGGGCAGCCTTAGCTGGAAGTGGCTCCCCCCACAATCCGTGCTGGTGGCGAGGAGCTCGGACTGCTGTTCAGGGTGTTCCTTTGGAAGAGAGTGGATTCCCAGGACTGACCTGTAGGCAAGGTGAGGACCTGAATGTGGAGTCAAGGGACCATTACCCCTCCTGTAACAAAACGAAATCCACAAAGTCTCGCCTCTGTGGTTGGCAGGGGACAGTTGCTACAATGCTGTTAGGCTTACTTCTTTGGTAAATCTTGATCTAAGAGATTCTTTAAGACCCTGAAAGAGGATGGAAAACCCCAGTGAGCCCAGGACAGAGTTCCCTAGAGCTGACTGCTGTGGGTGCCCCCTGCCAGGTACACTGGGCTGAGGTACCTCTTCACTTCTTCAGGTATCACAGGAAGATGAGGACCAGGCTCTGGGGTATAAGCTTAGAGCCGCACAGAGGAGGGGGCCCTGTGCCTGCCAAAAGTTGGTGCGATTGTCCTGAATATGAACTGAGAGGACCCCCCACCTTTCAGAATGGAGGGGGCTGTCCAGAAGGACTAGACTGGCCACTGCTCCTCAGCCTCAGGAGGCAGCAGGCAGGGCTGGCAGGCTGAAGCCTGAGTCTCACCTTAATTATTTTGACAGAGTTTTCAGAGGACAGAGCGATCAGAAAAGAAGTCCTCTGGGTTCGCAGAGCAGTGCCCGCGTGGAAACCTGCAGAGTGGGCCTTCTTAAAAGTAAATTGGTGCCTCCCTGCCACAGCCGCTCACACCCTTtcaccctctctcctctctgcccagaTCACGTGCTGTTCTACCTGCACTCCTGCCTGTTGTCCCTGACGACAGTCACCATGCCTCGGGGTAAGAAGAGTAAGCTCCACACCTGTGACAAACGCCGCCAGGCTGAGCATGGCACCCAGGATCTGAGGGGCGCTCAGGTCACTGCCACCACGATGGAAGCACTCTCTTCTTCCTCCAATCCTGGTCCCGGGGTTGATGCTAAGGGAAGGTCCGGTGCTAGGTCTGGTAACCATCTCAAGCGTCCTCGGGGGGCCCTGACCACCACCCCTGTGCCTGCAAGTGTTTCTCCCACAAGATCATCCAAaagagccactggggaaactggGAAAACACACAATTCCTCTCTTGCCCCTGTCTCCAATGTGCGGTCTGGAAAACACTCACTAACCAGGCCGACAAATCTGTTGGTGCAGTTCCTGTTACGCACATGTATAAGACGAGAAAGCCCATTAGGAAAGTGAATATGCTGAAGATTATCAATAAAAAGTACCACAGTCGATTCCTCAGGATCCTCAAAAGAGCTTCTGACAGCATGGAGGTGGTATTTGGTATTGACGTGAAGAAAGACAACACTGCCAAGCATTCTTATGTCCTTGTCAGCAAGATGAGTCTCCCCCGCAATGGGATCGTGCACCGTGGCAGGGGTTTTCCCAAGACAGGTCTCCTGATGAATCTCCTGGGTGTGATCTTCATGAAGGGCAACTGCGCCACAGAGGAATACATCTGGGATTTCCTGAGTAAGATGAATATCTATGCTGGGAAGAGGCACTTCATATTTGGGGAGCCCAAGAAGCTCATCACCCAAAATTTGGTGCAGCTGAAGTATTTGGAATATCGGCAAGTGCCGGGCAGCGATCCAGCATGCTATGAGTTCCTGTGGGGTCCGAGAGCACACACTGAAACAAGCAAGATGAGAGTCCTGGAGTTCCTGGCCAGGATTAACCGTTTGGATCCCAGTGCCTTCCACTTTTGGTATGAAGAGGCCTTGAAAGATGAGGAAGAGAGGGCCCAAGCCAACGGATGTCCCAGTGTTCCTCCAGCAGTTCCTTCCACACCTAGTGAAGCTGAGGCAAATTCTGCACTTTGTGGCTCAAGAGAGTAGTCAGTGTTCCAAGAAGTATAGGACTGGACCTCACCGAGGGTTCACAGTGTAAAATACCTCGGTGTTCCTGTTCTGTATGGGGAATAGAGAGATAAACCTGTGTTTTTATGTTCTTGCTACTTTTCAAATGTTGCTTCTAAATGAAAGCTTATCTAGCATGTATGTGTACAAATTCATCAGTCACACTTAACCATTTTTTGTTGGTCTTAAGGATAAGAGTTTTTCTGTTGTGTAAAGCAAATGGGGAAGCCTCCATCTTATTTTGTAAGCCAGTGAAAGATAACATGGCATTGCAATATGTTATTTccttgaaaatacaaaaaactagTAAAATATGTGGGATCAAGAActagaggaaaaggaagatggtTGGTATATGCCTGGTTAattcaaagtgctgaaataaATTCTAATAATTTCAACCTCATGCTCACAGGCTCATTTATTCCCCAAACATGAACTGAGCCTCTGCTCATAGTATGCTCCGTGCTAGTACTTGGAGAGCTGAGATAAAGATCTAGCCACTGGCCATAAAGTTACAGAGTCGAGAGGCAGCTGTCATGTAGAGGAAATGGTGACATGACAGCAGTCAAATGTGAATTCCCTGATGCAAGGTAGCGGTGGGCCTTGGGAAAATGGAAGTCCTTCAGTGGGAAGGATTATAAGTTGCGTGCATGGCGGGCTGGATGAGGCTGCGGTAATCGTGACCAGGGACCAGGTTCTCATGTGGTGGGCTGCATAGCTTAAAGACAAAACCTGGGATGGGGAACTGCCCTTAACAGTTAGAGGCACACTTCACTCTGTTGCACTTTGATTTATTGCATTCACAGgtactgcttttcttttcttttttctttttcttgaccaAATTGAAAGTTTGTGTTAGTCAACCTTGCTTCCAGCAAGTGTTTCGGCTCCATCTTTCCAATaccatttgctcacttcatgtctgtgTGTCCATTTTGATAACTCTTGCAATGTTGACACCCTCAGCAGCAAAAAAGATGGACTCACAGAAGTCTCAGATAATGATTAGCATTTTTTTCTTAGCAAAGAGGtgtttttaattaagatatacatatatagttcTGAGACATAATGCTATGCCCACTTAATAgcctacagtatagtgtaaacataaattttatgaaaacacTGGGAAACCCAAAATTACTTGTGACACAGTTGTGATATTGACTTTCCTTTGGTGTTGGAAACCTAAGTTGCAGTATTTTCTGAGTCTGCCTGTGCATTGGGATTGTGAGTAAAACAGAGAGAAATCATGTGAAGCTGGCATGGAATGTGTCCTATGCCCATGTTCCAGTACAGGTAAACACTGTGCAGATTAGATGTTTTTTAATGTTgtcttctgtctatggagtttCCCAGAAATCAGGGTGGCACACCCCTGTGGTGGGATGATGCCTTGAAGCCACTGGACTGGTGCACTCTGCCCTTGGTGGGGAAACAAGAGCCCACGCCactaaaaaaacaataataatagttgAAATCAAGTTATATTGACTGTATTTTAGCAAACAATAGGGAAGGAATAGACACTTGTGGGTGGTTAAATGAATGAACGTGGGAATGGTTTATAAAAAAAAGGGCAAGTGAGAGATAGGTAAGTTAGGGGCCTTGAAACATTTTGGAGCTTTGTGTTACATCCACTGAGGATGTCTACCTCATGGTAACTTTCAGTGGCATACTGTTAACTGGGATATGCTAGTTTTCCTTGCTAACCAGGAATTTTCTCATAGAGTGTACTTTGCCCTAGACCCCTGCTTATTCTTTGACATCTCCTGGGTTGAAAATTGAATCACAGTGTAGGGGCTTGAATACCTGGGGACAGATTGATCACAGTAAGGACTGGCATCCTTGACAATCTCAGGACAGGCCAGGCAATGGGCCAGGCATTTTACAGGCATTATTCTCAGTCCCCAAGACAGACCTTCTGAaacccatttcatagatgaagaaattgagactcGCAGAGTTTGGTAAGGTATTCAGTTTCACACAGATCTTAAATGACAAGGTTGGAAGTAGACTCCTGGCCTAAATAAGTCTGATGCCCACACTTTGCCATTCCTCCTAGCCTGAGGCCAACTTTCTGTTCCTTCATTTGCCATACTTCTTATCGACTGGTTCAATATGGATGTCAGGTGATAAAAAGAAGATCTCTGTGCCCAAAACACTGGATGGAAATATGTAACCACAgcaataagcatataaaaataattgagaagtctgaataaagcaaagaaaggTAATATTTAGTGACAATGTAGTCATCTACATATCCAAAGTCAGAGAACCTAAACGATCAGGGGCCCAGGAAATCATGCTGGATAGCCCCTTGCGTTTGGAAGTTAAAACTTTTCAAAGAGAAGTCACATAAAATTTGAAGTGTGGCTAGTAAAGAGAAGGGGTAGATGAAGGTGTTTTATCCTTTGTCAAGACATCCATCCTGCCTTGCCTTACAACTTCCCTGTTTCACATCACTCCTGGTACGGGAACCCAGTCTCTGAAAGGCTTTCAATAGGCTAATGGGTCAAGAGGTTGCCAGGATGTGGCCTTGCCCAGGAAGACTTTTAATAAAGAAACAGGAGCCAGGAGGAAGAGGCCCTTATAGGTGGGCTGAGGGAGGGCAACATGCCCCAGGCAAAGTCCTCAGCCTGAGCAATCGCTCACTTAATGTTCAAAGTTCTCGGGGAATTGTGACTCCCGCCTTGGAGGGTGCCCAGGTCAGCAGACCTTTATGCGAGTTTGGCCAGCTCAGGTCAGTAGAGAGAAATATTTCTAAGGTGTGCCCGgaggaaggagagcagccctgccAAGCCCATATCAGCAGAGACCTCACCGAATCCTCCCTGTTGCCATGGAAGATCCTTGTAAATGTCAGAAAGAGATGGCCTCATGTCCTTCTCAGGGGTAACAGAAAAGTGATGAGCTTGATTTGAGGTGGAGGTCTCAGGTCAGCAGAGGGGGAACTCTTAGGCCTTCACCCGAGTCAGATTTAGGGTATGGAGTCAGCACCCCCAGTGGGATCACCATCATATGCGTTCTCAACCTGCCTGATGCAGTTGTCACTCATGGCATGGCAGGTGTGGTCAAGGGATACCACCCTCACATCCTTTTGGATCTCAGGAAATGTTCTCAGACCCTAAAAGAGTGGAGCCCTCAGGCCCTGCCAGCATCCAGATCAAGCAAACTGAATGAGGGTTGAGGGGCCCACCCCCTTTTGGATAGAGGGGTAAGAGGGCCTGGCCCTGCACTCAAGACTGCAATCCCCAGGGAAGGGTATGGGGCTGAGCCACCACCCCAGCCCCATTAGATTTTTAAGCTTACTTTTTTAAGCAGTCTTAGAGTGACAGCAAAATGGAGCAGAAAGTATGGAGAGTTCCCATATATCTTCCTCCTGGACACAAGCACAGCCTCCCCTACTGTCAATGTCCCCAGCAGAGTAGGCCGTTTGGTACAATCTAGGAAGCTACATTATATGTCATTAGCACACTTACTTACATTAGCTTCTTTATTTGGTACTGTACCCTCTGTGAGTATAGACAAATGGATGATGACTTGTATCCAGccttatgggcttctctggtgagtcagtggtagagaatccatctgcccatgcaggagacacgggttcaatccctggatgggaagatcccctggagaagacagaggaaactcacccaagtgttcttgcctgagaaatcccataaacagaggagtctgtcaggctacaatctgtgaggtcacaaagtatcggacatgactgagcgactaaacaacagcacccACCCCTATAGGGTCAGTTTCACAGCAGCAAAACCTCTCTGTGCTCTGTGCATCCCTCCCTCTGCCCATCCCCACCCAGTCCCAGGCAACCACTGGTCTTTTTACTGTTtcaatagttttgcttttttccaggagtcatgtagcTGGAATCATGCAGTGTGTAGCCTTTGCACCTTAGTTTCTATCACTTAGTAATACACATCAAACGTTCCTCCATGTCTCTTCACGGTTTGGAAACTTATTCATTTTTAGCACTGAACAGTATTCCATTACTTATCCTGTTACCTGCTAAAGGACACCATTGttgctttttttaagttttggaaaATATGAGTTAAGCTGCTGTAAAGAACTGCATGCAGGttttgtgtggatgtaagtttccAGCTCGTCTGGCTAAACACCAAGGAGCATGACCACTAAATCGTAGGGTAAGAgtatgtttgttgtttagttactcagtcatgtccgactctttgcaacctcatggactatagcccaccaggctcctctacccatgggatttcccaggcatgaatactggagtgggttaccatttccttttccaggggatcttcctaactcagggatcaaacccatgtctcctgcaatgcagatggattctttaccattgagccaccttggaagcccaagaatttgtttggtttgttttaaaaaagcaatatattaaggtatgattgacatacaataacctgtatatatttaatgtatataaatggaTGGGTTTGGAGTTAAGTCTGCTGTGAAACTACCACTGCAGTTTATGCTATAAACATATCCATTACCTCCAAAATTACCCTCTCACCCTTgttaaagtatatttttcattgctttacaatattgtgttggtttctgccatacatcaacacgaatcaaccataggtatacatatttccccttccactggaacctccctcccacctcccactccttcCCACCCCCTTGGTTATCACAGAGCAGTGGTTTGAGCTCTACGTCTGCATCCCcattcctgacctgcaaatacattcatcagtaccatccctCAAGATTCCATAGGTATGCGTCAGTATACGATATTTacatttctccttctgacttacttcactctgtataattggctctaggttcatccagcacattagaactgactcaaatgtgttcctttttattgcttagtagttttctgttgtttatatatgcaccacagcttctttatccattcatctatcaatggacatgtAAGTGGCTTCCacgtcctagctgttgtaaatagtgctgcagttaacattggagtacatgtgtcttatTCAGCTATGGCTTCTgaagggtatatgcccagtagtgggattgttagatcatgtggtagttttattcctaatttttaaggaatttctatactgttctccatagtggctgtatcaatttacattcccaccaacaaagcaagaatgttctcttttctgtacaccttcgccagcatttattgttcatagattTTTTGATCGTGGCCATTCTAACAGTTGCCTTCTCACCTtttatgtgttgtgtgtgtgataAGAACACTTACCATAGTATTTGCCCTCTTAGAGAGTGTACAATATAGTATTCTTAAGTATAAGCTCTATATTATATAGTAGtttcccagaacttactcattttgTATAATTAAACTTTGTAACTTTTGATTAATACTAAGAATTGGAATACTGCCTGCCATATCAGTGAATAAACATTGTCAGTTTTCAACAGCTGCAGCCCCCACAGATGGTGAGCCTTGAGGGAACACAAGATGTAAAACTACAGGATACAGATAGGTGAGGTGGATATCAAAAAATGATTTCAGtggcccagattcttgcatcttcccatacaagCAGAAGCGCTAAACTCCTTAACTTGGGTTATCTGGTTTTCCTTCATTTATGATAATCTTTTGACATTCacactacctgccctttgttgcaaacctCTATATGACCTggttcctcccctcccttccccagagcAGTTCGAACCCTCAGGGTTACtcgagatgctgcctcctgggtaGAAGTCCTAAACGTTTCTACCAAATAGAACAAAACTgttaacttttaggttgtgaatgtTTTCTAAGTCTACAGGTCCTTCCCATCCACCCTCCCATAGCCTCCGGCAACCACCACtctattctctgcttctttgACATTGACCATTATAGATTGCTCCTATAAATGACAtgtagtatttgtccttctgtgtctggcttatttcactgtaGCATAAAGTCCTCTAGTTATATCCATGCTGTCATAACTGGAGAGGTTagcttctttttaaggctgaatgatattccattgtatgtatatttacatctttatccattcatctgtccctGGACACTCGGCTACTTCCCTCTCTTAAAgctattgtgagtagtgctgcaatgaacatgggagtgcagagttCTCTTCAAGGTCCTGATTTCAACTCCTTTGGATAGAAGTGGAATTGCAGAGAATAttatgtgttattttttattttctgaggaacctcaatactgttttccatagtgggtgTACCAGTTTGCTTTCCTACCAGCAGTGTTGAATATGTATAGTTTCCTAAGAAACTTGcagactgtcttccaaagtggttctCCCATTTTgcatcaccaccaccaaggaATGAGAATTCTTGATGATTCACATCCTTACCACCATTTGGTGTTTCAGTCctttggatgatggccattctaaaaGGCATATTGTGAtatctgcttgtttttttttttttaatttgcagttccctaatgtactctgcatatagttaaataagcagggtgacaatatacagccttgacgtactcctttcctatttgaaaccagtctgttgttccatgtccagttctaactgttgcttcctggcctgcatacagaattctcaagaggcaggtcaggtggtctgctattcccatctctttcagaattttccacagtttattgtgatccacacagtcaaaggctttgacatagtcaataaagcagaaatagatgtttttctggaactctcttgcttttccatgatccagcgaatgttggcaatttgatctctggttcctctgccttttctaaaaccagcttgaacatcaggaaggtcacggttcacgtattgctgaagcctggcttggagaattttgagcattactttactagcatgtgagatgagtgcaattgtgcggtagtttgagtattctttggcattgcctttctttgggattagaatgaaaactgaccttttccagtcctgtggccactgctgagttttccaaatttgctggcatattgagtgcagcactttcacagcatcatctttcaggatttgaaatagctctactggaattccatcacctccactagctttgttcgtagtgatgctttctaaggcccacttgacttcacattccaggatgtctggctctagatgagtgatcacatcatcatgattatccgggttgtgaagatctttttgtacacttcttctgtgtattcttgccatctcttttttaacttatatgcagagtacatcatgagaaacgctggactggaagaaacacaagctggaatcaagattgcagggagacatatcaataacctcagatatgcagatgacaccacccttatggcagaaagtgaagaggaactaaaaagcctcttgatgaaagaggagagtgaaaaagttggcttaaagctcatcattcagaaaacgaagatcatggcatctggtcccatcacttcatgggaaatagatgaggaaacagtggaaacagtggcagacttttttgggggggctccaaaatcactgcagatggtgatttcagccatgaaattaaaagacgcttactccttggaagaaaagttatgaccaacctagatagtatattcaaaagcagagacattaccttgccgactaaggtccgtctagccaaggctatggtttttcctgtggttatgtatggatgtgagagttggactgtgaagaaggctgagcaccgaagaactgatgcttttgaactgtggtgttggagaagactcttgagagtcccttggactgcaaggagatccaaccagtccattctgaaggagatgagccttgggatttctttggaaggaatgatgctaaagctgaaactccagtactttggccaccttgtgtgaagagttgactcattggaaaagactctgatgctgggagggattgggggcaagaggagaaggggacgacagaggatgagatggctggatgacatcactgactcgatggacatgagtctgagtgaactccaggagatggtgatggacagggaggcctggcatgctgtgattcatgcgtcgcaaagagtcatacacggctgagtgactgaactgacctgaactgaatggtatatgatgtggagcatcttttcatatgcttgttgccatctgtgtatcttccttGTGAAGGTAtctattcatatattttgtccatattttattagatgttagttttcttcttattaattttaagagttctttgtatattttaggtTAGAGTCTTCATCTGATACgtcttttgctaatattttctcccagactATGGCTCATCTTCTTGTTCTCTTGATGGTATATTTTTATAGAGCAGAcgtttaaaaggaatgaaatctaagtcatcaattatttctttcatggattccCCATCACTTTTTCTTATGATGgtattttattgattgattgattgctATGTGAAACATGGGatctttctttaatataaatttattcatttggcggctagttactttacaatattgtagtggttttgccaaacattgacatgaataagccatgggtgtacatgagttccccatcctgaaccccccttccacctccatccccatcccatccctctgggtcatcccagtgcaccagtcctgagcaccctgtctcatgcatcgaacctggactggtgatctgtttcacatatgataatatacaggtttcaatgccattctcccaaatcatcccaccctcgcctctcccacagagtccaaaagactgttctgtacatctgtgtctcttttgctatctcacatatagggttactgttaccatctttctaaattccatatatatgtgttagtatactgtattggtgaaggcaatggcaacccactccagtactcttgcctggaaaatcccgtggacggaggagcctggtaggctgcagtccatggggtcactaagagttggaaacaacttcactttcacttttcactttcatgcattggagaaggaaatggcaacccactccagtgttcttgcctggagaatcccagggggagaatggtgggctgccatctctgggatcgcaGATGAGAGTCCAaagtgggagagagcagtcaagcctgtattctcgctcccaagtaaaaatgggtactgaagattgggttcttaaaggtacaaaattgataacaaatacgaaaaagcaaagattaaaaatctagagcagAAGTTAgagtctcaaaaatacaatattaaaaaaacaaaacaaagttaaaaaatttataatatatatatatatatatatgaagtttgctttaaaaagagggtctttttttgcaaggtaatagtaggttataaacatgaaaattaaaggagtaatagaggattaaaatttttaacaaattaattgaaaaattataatagtaaaaatatatctaggactttctgtGGCGCTGTtatggacagtgtggggtcagttcattttcagatagttccttgatccagcttatacttctcaagatctaaaggccccttcctatgtagtcagtgctaactacagggttttaatctgttgcacctctCACTTCCAAGGCgatttcctcagtttattttagctgcttctgtttgctggtctcttcagtgtctaatttccacaagacacaagggggcggtggtggtcacttattttaggctcacttgttcagtcgtgctgtggggagggaggaacactgcaagcaGATGTTTGcagggagtgctcgcagtgtctcggcGACAccgggtttgcccccactcacagcgtgtgtgctttcccagtctacactgctcaggctctaggttgctctgccaggaactgtctgaggcggggcctgggttgcgtgcacttcccaggtctaagcctctCAGGTTCaagttcttgggtactccacaaaggcgcagacttggttgggcctgcgttttgtacccatcccaggtctgagcagctcaggtgaccaggtgcttggtgagcacagtcGCCCTGAGTTGGAGGCTGAATCTTACCGCCTCCCCAGTCCCagccgctcggttttctgggtgtacaatgggCACGTATTcacaggtgtgccatgtgtctcttctgggaacctgatctctggctgtgaccctcttggctgatgtcaaccatcca encodes the following:
- the LOC101107262 gene encoding LOW QUALITY PROTEIN: melanoma-associated antigen B3 (The sequence of the model RefSeq protein was modified relative to this genomic sequence to represent the inferred CDS: deleted 2 bases in 1 codon), with the translated sequence MPRGKKSKLHTCDKRRQAEHGTQDLRGAQVTATTMEALSSSSNPGPGVDAKGRSGARSGNHLKRPRGALTTTPVPASVSPTRSSKRATGETGKTHNSSLAPVSNVRSGKHSLTRPTNLLVQFLLHMYKTRKPIRKVNMLKIINKKYHSRFLRILKRASDSMEVVFGIDVKKDNTAKHSYVLVSKMSLPRNGIVHRGRGFPKTGLLMNLLGVIFMKGNCATEEYIWDFLSKMNIYAGKRHFIFGEPKKLITQNLVQLKYLEYRQVPGSDPACYEFLWGPRAHTETSKMRVLEFLARINRLDPSAFHFWYEEALKDEEERAQANGCPSVPPAVPSTPSEAEANSALCGSRE